The Salinivibrio kushneri genomic interval CTTCAGCGTGTCTATCGCGGTGCGCATTAAAGGCCGCACTGAGATCGGCTGCGTTTACGATCCTATCCGTAATGAGCTGTTCACCGCACAACGTGGTTCTGGCGCGCAACTCAACAACAAGCGTATTCGTACCGGCAGCGCCAAAGAGCTGGACGGCACCATCCTAGCAACGGGCTTCCCTTTCAAAGCTAAGCAACATGCTGAAGGCTTTATGGCAGTTGTGAGCGCGTTGTTTGTCGATTGTGCTGACTTCCGTCGCACTGGTTCGGCCGCACTCGATCTTTGCTATGTAGCCGCGGGCCGTGTCGATGGCTTTTTTGAGCTTGGCCTTAAGCCTTGGGATATCGCGGCAGGCGAATTGATTGCTCGCGAAGCGGGCGCGATTTGTACCGACTTTAACGGTGGTACCGACTACATGCGTAGCGGTAACGTGGTAAGCGGCGCGCCACGTGTGGTAAAAGGCATGCTGGCCAAAGTACGTGAAAACGCGCCTGAGTCGATGAAAAAATAATGATCCCCTCTGGGAATAAAAAGCGACGCTCGATGAGCGTCGCTTTTTTTATGCATTCAAATCACCGACTGCCTCTTTGAGACACGCACCCTGTTGAGCGCTTCACGCCGATAATAGAAACATCGCCCCACCATCATGCGGGCAGGGCGAGCGTATTAAGGCATCGCGTCGAATTCTTGCCCTTCTTTTTCCACTTCTGGCACCAAGAGGTGCTCGCGTGCAATTCCCAACTTCAATGCCAGTGCGGACGCCACATAGATTGAAGAGTAGGTACCCACGGTGATACCAATCAGCAAGGCCATCGCAAAGCCGTGGATCATGGTTCCACCCAAGGTGAACAGGGCAATCACCACAAATAATGTGGTGCCCGAGGTGATGGTGGTTCGGCTTAGCGTCTGAGAGACAGACGCATTAATGATTTCATCTGACTCGCCTTTACGCAGCTTACGGAAGTTTTCACGAATACGGTCGAACACCACGATGGTATCGTTCAACGAGTACCCCACCACCGTCAGCAACGCAGCGACGATGGTCAAGTCCACTTCGACTTGGAATAAGGAGAAAATCCCCAAGGTAATGATCACATCGTGCGCCAGTGCCATCACCGCGCCCGCGGCCAAACGCCACTCGAAACGGAACGACACGTAGATCAGGATACAAACCAGTGCGATGATGATCGCCAACCCACCCGCTTCGGTCAGCTCGTCACCCACGTTCGGGCCGACAAACTCGATGCGGCGCATTTCTACCTGGTCACCCGTACCTGCTTTGATGGCATTGAGCACCTCGTTACCAAGGTTCTCACCTTCCATGTCATCACGCGGACGCAGGCGCACCATCACATCAGTGGCACTACCGAAGTTTTGTACCACGGCATCATCGAAACCGTCAGCCGCCAGTGACTCACGAATCTGCGGTAAGTCAGCGGGCTGTTCAAAGCCCACTTCAATCAAGGTACCGCCGGTAAAGTC includes:
- the suhB gene encoding inositol-1-monophosphatase, which codes for MHPMLNIAVRAARKAGDFIAKSAENRDNIETAQKGSNDFVTNVDKGAEQIIIDIIKKSYPDHTIVGEESGVAEGKDSDYQWIIDPLDGTTNFVNDFPHFSVSIAVRIKGRTEIGCVYDPIRNELFTAQRGSGAQLNNKRIRTGSAKELDGTILATGFPFKAKQHAEGFMAVVSALFVDCADFRRTGSAALDLCYVAAGRVDGFFELGLKPWDIAAGELIAREAGAICTDFNGGTDYMRSGNVVSGAPRVVKGMLAKVRENAPESMKK
- the secF gene encoding protein translocase subunit SecF, with translation MFQIFKPDMSINFMRWSKLAFVLSIAMIAASVVTLSTKWLNWGLDFTGGTLIEVGFEQPADLPQIRESLAADGFDDAVVQNFGSATDVMVRLRPRDDMEGENLGNEVLNAIKAGTGDQVEMRRIEFVGPNVGDELTEAGGLAIIIALVCILIYVSFRFEWRLAAGAVMALAHDVIITLGIFSLFQVEVDLTIVAALLTVVGYSLNDTIVVFDRIRENFRKLRKGESDEIINASVSQTLSRTTITSGTTLFVVIALFTLGGTMIHGFAMALLIGITVGTYSSIYVASALALKLGIAREHLLVPEVEKEGQEFDAMP